The genomic segment GgtccaaattgaagaaattagaagtttattggtcaattgaggatcaaattgcataaattagagaccaaggaccaaaataaaaaaggcggCCAACTATAGGGGCGGCTAttgaaattggcagggatgcaattgaattaattcttaaagGAAAGAACCGAAAGGGGAAGTGAATAGAGGAAAGGAGAATCGGAACCGAAAGGAACCACCAATAAACACAAACGGGAGAGGGACGAAAACAGACCAAAAAGGAAAGAACCGGGGAAGACACAAACGGGAGAGGGACTGTGAGGTTtagagaaaagggaaagaaaaaaaaaacagtaaagatACAAAGCAAACCAAAGGGGAAAGGAAACGCAgcaaaagaagaggaggagaacGGAGGAGAAGGGAAGAATAAAAGCCTTTTTTTCCACCGCTTGAAGCAGTAACATTACTATTTGGAGCTGCCGCTCGTGAGCCACaacaccgccaccggcctccaccgTAGCACCGCCACCGAAGCAACTAGACCAGCAACGCACCATCTCCTCCACGCCAAGTAACTTTTCTCCTCCTTAATTGTCTGCGCTTTCGTGTTTTTTtcccctgcatgcagaatgaACAGCATTTTGCATGCAGGAGGAGAGGGGGGAAATAATTCCCCACCTGGTGTTaggttgctgggccaggctgaTTCTAGCCcaacattgttgtttttttcttctctgggCCAGACTGGTTCTAGCCTAGCTATGTGTTTGTGGGCCAGACTGATTCTGGCCTAGCTATGTGCTGTCTGGGCCAGGTCCGGCCTAGACGAAAATAGAAGACtttgttgggccgagatcggcccaaccctTATTGGGGGCTGAGTCTAGCCCAGTtagttgggccggcccagcccagcccacctaacattatttattatttattataatgttttatatattatttatatatagatatatatatcgaaaaaaaaaataaaaaaaatctgaaaaatccttgaaaatattgttgattttcctgcatatttttatcaaaatggcttaatattggtttgtatttttataccgtaaagatacaaatccagtattaaaatacccggttttcgtcaaaaacatcgaaaaattgtaaaaaacaatgttttgctttcaaaaaaaatctgaaagatcctaaaaaatattgttgattttcctgcatatttttcatcaaaatggcttaatattggtttgtatttttataccgtaaagatacaaatccagtattaaaatacccgatttttgtcaagacatcaaaaaatataaaatatataaaaaaatgttttgtttttatgcatacggcctagtctctccaaagattaaaaaaaaatcatcacatcatattttcatacaacaaaaaaatttcaaaaaaaatatatgtattagtaTGCACTTTGGCTGTAACAACAAGTTTGTtagagccatgagaactaggccaatatttcaaaaattctaaaaaaatctttttgtcttcttttttagtatctggattatgaatttatacgtaaaacgtattcctgatattaaaaatatatttttcatatagacattagaacggttaggtttttacccgataagataaggacctccttactgaggaggacttttcttaaaccatagacagaccaacaactagaaatacaataacactttagctttttatcagacaatcaaacaatgcagcttaccttaggtaagacgtatttggggtgctaatatctttccattacgcaactagtccccgtacccgatctctgagaccagttagggttcctagtgaccaaaatactaggtggcgactcccattccattttcaaACGATAAACGACAAGAATTTCATGTCTCCCAATATTTGGCCaaatagatttatattttagatttaaagtgGGAATCATACTATTTCGCCGCGACGCCGTACCCGTGCGACAAGTCTTTAATTTTAAGTCATCATTATCAATTTGTCACGaatatctttattaatttgatttccattagtttagcaaaaaaaaaaatgtttaaagaaattgtttaatttttaaatcttgttGTATCATCGTTATGAATTGGTCATCAGTTGATTCGGTACTATAAAGCTGCTTTCCtcaaacatcaaaattaaataatttgttcatTGACTCCATGATCTGCAATATTGATACAGTTAATTGCAGgagaatatatatttaaagattttttccatgtcaaaatagataaatttattgatgGAATGATAAGACTGAataattattaactaaaaagGTTATTACCATGCATATCACATACATAGAGAAGAGTCAAACTGCTTATTTGTCTCTTCAGTGACAAATTCAGCGCAAAAGTTATCACTGCCAGAAGCTGCTTggaaagttatttatttattataattcgatgctttctttctttgctaaTCTAATTTCTAATGGacagatttgtttttgaaatggttaatatcaaattaaaaatggaatTCACTCACATtctgaattaatattttgtttgataatgttctctattttaacatgaaatattaatataactaattaaaatcaattataaatatataaaagattaattctaaaaatctttggttgataaattttttaaatccataaagtttttattttacgtTGAAAGATTACAAGTATATATAGTggtgttttagaaaaataaaattataaactctaTAACACATGTAACATTTTAAAATCTTCCTTACTACTGaaggaatatatattttaaaattattaaatgtattttggatacaaatatatttcttaatattgttttctaaaaaaataagttttgtcGAGTTTTTCAAACTGTTGAATATTTGtgtaatcttaaaatatttgaGGAGTTtggttataatttattattaatcttCTTGCTCGAGGGTGGTTTCGTGTCGACTCTTAAGATAACAGTCAAATTGTCTAAAGTTATTAAAGATTTCATAGTTGAATAATTAGGAGCTTGGATCTATGTTATTAgacatttttaattctttttcgaGTTTTTGAAGTTTACTTGTGCTTCAGAGAAACTTCTtggatgtttctttttgtttttgatgatgCACCCTCATTCGACTATTCAATGATCACAAGAGAGGTAATATTTCTTGTCTGACCTTTTTTGCtctcttaaatatttaattaatttgctgTGTAATAGTTATTCaactaataagaaaaaattattaaaaaaccaattcaatctaaaaatttaagttattagatgaggtctcaagatatgatttatattattctctaacataccccctcaagtgaaaattatttaaacttgaaacttacaTTGACTCACATTactttatactttattttttttattaaatagatagagatgatgagatttgaactcgtaacCGCTTAGTCATCAAGGTTCTTATACTatgtgaaaaaatcaatttaacccaaaaacttaagctgttaggtgaagtctcaatatataatttatattattctctaataaaaatatcatcttttcatattaaatgaacaattataatattatttttttacagctAGCTCGATCTTAAATATTCCCATTCCATTATTAGCACTTATATTATTTGTTGTGCAAATTCATCACAAATAATTAAAGTCCCCTTGAGAAATTAATATAATCTCCaaatattctataaaaaaattcaaagaacaattattttatctagtAAATCCCCagaacaaattatttttgaaaaatactcAAATATATAGGAAACTTTATTACCCTTCTCATGTCGATTTTTCTCACCTTCTACTCTCCACCAATCCTTCACCAAACTgttaattttaatctttctaCTCTCTCACAAACATACAGTACTTTGAGGAAGTCCTGCTAGCTAGGCACATTGTTTCCAATTAAACTAGTACCCATGTCTATTTTCTAATCCAGACAATTGAATCCACTTGTCCTCCTGCTAGATTAAACTAGAAAGCCTAGAACATGCCTATAAAGTCTTGAACAAACTCAACTATGTTGAACTCCGAAACAATACGAGAAAATGAAAATGGCCTACAAATATTTCTTGTCTCCAATCATTCTCCTACTGTTGCCCACCTTATTTCAGTTAGCAAGAGCAGTTGCACCTATAGCAAAGCCTGGTTGTCAAGATCACTGTGGAAACATCAGCATTCCATACCCTTTTGGAACGACAAAAGATTGCTACCTGGAAGAATCGTTTGAGATTGTTTGTGACGAAGCAGCCAGCCCTCCTAGGGTTTTCATAAGAAAAACCAATATGGAGGTTCTGAATATTGAAGATGGTGCTGCCGTCGTCAAAGGTCCAATTATGTCCTCCAATTGTTCCGGTAGGCAATCCGGTCCACCTGTGAACTTGGAGGGAagtcctttctttttctccttcggTAATCTGTTCATTGCAGTCGGCTGCAACATCCGTGCTCTCTTGACAGAGATTGGGCCCCAAGTCAGTGGATGTGACTCAACATGCGTTCCCTACTATAATCAAACAACCATTATTTATGGGCAAGAAATCAATAGTCTCTGTTCTGGGAAGCACTGCTGCGTAGCCAGAGCTCCTTATAGGATGCAGGTTTTTTATCCAAGTCTAGAAACTAAAAATGAGAGTCAAGACAGCAGTGGATGCAAGCTTACTTTCCTAGCAGACCAAGAATGGGTTGCGTTCTCCGATATAAACAATCCGCAAGTGTTTCATGATCGGGAATATGTTCCGGTGGTGCTGGCTTGGGTGATGGATTACAAGCTTTGGAAATATGACCCCAAGACCATGAATTGCAAATATTTCCTTCTCGAGAACTCTTTGACTTTAGCATACGAATGTTCTTGCCGGAAAGGTTATGAGGGCAACCCTTACCTTGGGTGCGTAGGTAAAGTTAATGTTTAAGAAAAGACTT from the Populus nigra chromosome 1, ddPopNigr1.1, whole genome shotgun sequence genome contains:
- the LOC133702244 gene encoding wall-associated receptor kinase-like 8, whose product is MKMAYKYFLSPIILLLLPTLFQLARAVAPIAKPGCQDHCGNISIPYPFGTTKDCYLEESFEIVCDEAASPPRVFIRKTNMEVLNIEDGAAVVKGPIMSSNCSGRQSGPPVNLEGSPFFFSFGNLFIAVGCNIRALLTEIGPQVSGCDSTCVPYYNQTTIIYGQEINSLCSGKHCCVARAPYRMQVFYPSLETKNESQDSSGCKLTFLADQEWVAFSDINNPQVFHDREYVPVVLAWVMDYKLWKYDPKTMNCKYFLLENSLTLAYECSCRKGYEGNPYLGCVGKVNV